AGTGATAATTGCATCGCAACTTTTCCGCCCATAGAAAAACCAATTACTATACACTTCCTAATTGACAATTTATCTAATAATTTTATAACATCTTCAACCATCACAGAATAACTCATACTCCACTCATGCGGGGAACGCCCATGATTACGCATATCAATTTGCACAACATAATATAATTGTGCTAAATTTTCGGCAATTATATTTAGATTGCTTAGATCTCCAAATAATCCATGAATCATCACTATGGGGTTACCTTGCGATATAGATGTAGGTATTCGCACTCTATAATTAAGCTGCATCATTATCTATTATTAAAATATGATCATTTTATCTATCTAATCTATACAAGATTTTTAATTATGATATACCATATATTTTAGTAAAATATAATACTATTTACTATTATTTAATACATTTAAACCAATATATATATAAAAGCAACCCCTTTTCCAGAGAACGAAAATCTCCACACAATAACACTATTCATGCCAAATTGATGACTCAATACTATATATTATCTCCTGAACCAGACAACACATCACACAAAGTACGATTTGGGACATCAGATCATAGAAATAGCTCTCAGTGGTATAGTTTTAATAAAGCCCATATATTAACAATTAGCCAAATCAATCGTAAAAATACGTACACAACAAGGTATCAATGGACCATATTATATTGGAAAAGATGTATGCATATTCCTTATCCGAATCAGCTTTTATATCTGTACTTGAGGTGCTAACTGCAAATTCTATCAATGTTATTATACAAAATAATTACGGCTATACACCAACACCAATTGTATCACATGCTATCACTCAATATAATAAAACTCATTATCACAACCACACAAAAAGCTAACGGTATTATTATTACATCATCGCATAATCCACCAGATTATGATGGAATTAAATACAACACAATATCTGGATGGCTAGTTTCTCCAGCTATAACGCACGATATTGAACAAATTTCCAATAAATTTTTAATGAAAAACTAAGCACTGTGAAACGTATAACATTAAATAACACGCGAAGAACTGGCTATATACATACCCAAGACTTGTGTTTTAGGTTATATTGTTAAACTATCAAAAATTATTAATATGCAATCTACACAAGGCGCTGGTTTAAAACTAGAGGTGCATCCTTTGAGTGGATCTGGTATAGAATACTGGCAAAATATAGATCAATATTTTAAATTAGATCTAAATTTAATCAGTGATAAAATCGATAAAACTTTTCAAGTTTATTCATATTGATCACAATGGTTGTATTCGAATAGATTACGCCTCTAAAATAGTAATTACTGGAGTATTATCATACAATAATAAATTTAATTCATTTTTAGTTAACGATCCAGATTGCGATAAATATCGTATTATCACTCCCGCAGGTTTTGTGAAACCCCATCATTACCTTATTACTGCCATGTATTATTTTTTCAAAAACCGCATACTATGGCATAGTAACACATTAGCTATGGAAACCACTTATGTTACTAGCTCTGCGATACATCGCGCATCACGTTATTTTCATTATACACTATGAGAAATCCCATCGGGATTCAAATAGTTTTCTACAGGGTTTTATTTAATAGTAAATTAGGTTTCTTAGGTGAGGAAAACGCTGGGCATCTTTTTGGATTTAAATTGTTCTTTATGGGGCACTGATAAAAACGGGCGTATTATATATTTATAAGTAACAGAAATCATTGCTATTAATAATCAATCGTTAAATGAATATTACAAACAAATAATTAAAAATTTTAATATGTTTAGTAGCTATAATATAACTTAAATATCAATTGACCATTCCCAAAAATCTCGTATTACCCAAGCTATATTTAAAAAATCTAATATAATTAAATTAACAAATGACTCTATTATAAATATAATAAATCTGAACTCATCGCATCCAAATATCCCTATGGATGTAATAAAAAATTATCACTAAATGGTTGGATAGCTTGCAGACTATCAGGCACTGAACCAGTATATAAAATTTATTGTGAAAACTTTATAGATTCTTCTCATAAAAAAATTGCAACAGAAATCATAGAACTTATACAATATATAGTAAGCTACTCTTAACTACGTTAAAATATGCAAATAATAAACTTCCATATATTTAAAAACTATAATAATTATAGCATTTAACTTTGATGAATACTATTTGCATGCTACTATGATCAATACATTTTACATTTATGAGTTAAATCAAGATGATATCTTGACCATAAATAAACATTTATACAATTAAACTGTAATTCATTACAAAAAAATTAAAAATTTATGCAAATAAATATTTTTATTACTAATGCGATATATGCGATGGTATGCATTAACTATTAATATTAAACAGTATGATACTGTCTTGTTAAGAAAATAAATTATTTTAAATAAATAAAATTAAATTAAACATAAATCTTCTAGTCAAATAAAAAAATTTAAACATAAAAAATATAATTTCTATATTATGAGATTTATACTCTTTATTGCACTAAAAAATTGAATTTATTTAAATATCAATTTTTTTCATAATATTTATCACTTAATAAATATTACATTTGATACAAAATTTAATTTTTAAAATTTTCATGAAAAACTAGTATCTAAATATTTTTAAAGCACTATAAATTCTATTTAAAATACTCAAAATAATTAAGTCTACATTCTAATTTTATGATATTATTATATTGTTAATAATATACAATATATCGAATATCATTAGTAATTCGTTTCAACAATTTAAACGCCTTAAATAACATGTGCCAAAATACATATATATATCTTTAAAATATATAATACGAAATTTATTTAAAAACATAAAAATATTATATGATGAACAAAGATCATAATACGAGTAGGCCAATACATTTAAATTTAAACATAACACAGCTTCCCATATCAGCTATAGCTTCCATTTTTCACAGAATATCTGGATTCTTATTATTTATAGCTATTGGACCAATCTTATGGTTATTACAATTATCCTTATCGTCTCAAGATAATTTTTATAAAATACAAAAAATTTTTTTAGAAAATTTTTTTATCTTAAGAACTTTTATTTACAGTGTAATAATTACATTGATATATCATATATTTGCAGGGATACGTCAAATTTTAATAGATTTTGGATATTTACATCAAACATTATTTACCGGAATAATAAGTGCAAAAATCATATTCATACTAACTATTTTAATATCAATAATAATCGGATTTTTAATATGGCATCCATAAAAATATTCTTTAAATACCACGGAGTATATGAATGGTTAATAGTAAGATTTTCTGCGATATTAACATTAGGATACATTTTATATTTATTATTTTTTATAGTATTCAGCAATGCCACACCATCTTATGATGACTGGTATGATTTTTTTAATACAAATACTAATAAAATCATCAGTATTATTACTCTAATAGCCATATTAACTCATGCTGGAATAGGCGTCCATCATATACTAGAAGATTATATAAAATTATCTGTATTAAAATTATTAGGAATATGGACAATAAATTCTATATTATTTATATACCTATTATATGGAATAATTATAATTTGGAGCATATAAATGCACAACTTACCAATTAAAGAATTTTTTTCTATAGTCATAGGTGCTGGTGGCTCCGGAATGCAAGTTGCATTACAGATCTCTAAAATGGGTTTTTCTTGCGCCTTAATATCTAAAGTCTTCCCAACCCGTTCTCATACAGTATCAGCCCAAGGAGGCATAACAGTAGCCTTAGGCAATAAACATGAAGATAATTGGCAATGGCATATGTATGATACTGTAAAAGGATCCGATTATATCGGCGATCAAAACGCAATAGAATATATGTGCAAAAATGGACCTAAAGCAGTGATAGATTTAGAACATATGGGATTACCATTTTCTCGGTGTAAAGATGGCCGAATTTACCAGCGCCCATTTGGGGGACAAACTGTATACTATGGAAAATCACAAGCCGCACGCACCGCCGCTGCTGCTGATAGAACCGGCCACGCATTATTACACACGTTATATCAACAAAATTTAAAAAATAAAACTACTATATTTTCAGAATGGTATGCATTAGATTTAGTAAAAAATCAAGACGGTAGAATATTAGGTTGCACCGCATTTTCTATAGAAACTGGAGAATTAATATATTTTAAAGCTCGTGCAACAATTTTAGCAACCGGTGGAGGTGGACGTATTTATAAATCTACTACTAATGCTCATATAAATACCGGTGACGGTATCGGCATGGTAATACGTGCAGGAATCCCGGTGCAAGATATGGAAATGTGGCAATTTCATCCCACTGGGATAGCTGGTGTTGGAATTTTAGTAAGCGAAGGATGTCGTGGAGAAGGAGGGTATCTTATCAACTCCCTAGGAGAAAGATTCATGGAACGATACGCACCTAACGCAAAAGATCTAGCTGGCAGAGATGTAGTGGCACGCGCAATTATGTTAGAAATACAAGAAGGTCGCGGTTATTCAGATGCATACGGCCCTCATGTTAAATTAAAAATAAACCATTTAGGAAAAAAATTATTAGCACTGCGATTGCCTGGAATACTAGAATTAGTAAATACTTTTGCACACATAAATCCTATAAAAGAATTAATTCCAGTTTTTCCTACTTGTCATTATATGATGGGAGGTATTCCAGCAACAATACACGGAGAAGTGCTAACAATAAATGATAAAAATGAAGAAAAAATAGTGCCAGGTTTATTTGCGGTCGGAGAAACTGCGTGCATATCAGTGCACGGTGCTAATCGTCTCGGAGGTAACTCCTTATTAGATTTAATAGTATTCGGTCGAGCTGCAGGGCAACATATACAAAAATATTTATCTGAAGAAGAATACCCAAGATGTAATCCTACTAATTCTGATATAGAAATTGCATTAACTCGATATATCCGTTGGAATACAATAAAATTAAATGAAAAAGAAAATCCAGTCAAAATACGTCAAGACTTACAAAAATGTATGCAAAAAAACTTCTCAGTATTCAGAGAAAAAAATAAAATGCTTAATGGATTAAAAGAACTAAAAGATATAAGAAACAGACTCGACCAAGCCAGTCTAGCAGATAAATCTTATGCATTCAACACTCAACGCGTTGAATGTCTAGAAATCGATAATCTTTTAGAAACTGCCTACGCTACCGCTATGTCTGCTATATTTAGAACTGAAAGCAGAGGCGCGCATAGTCGCTATGATTTTCCTATGCGAGACGATAAAAATTGGTTATGTCACACTTTATATTTACCTAAAGATGATATTATGATTCGCCGATCGGTAAATATGCAACCCAAATTTCGAGCATCCTTTCCTCCAAAAACTCGTATATATTAAAAAACCACGGAATTTTAAAAAATGCACATTAAATTATCTGTTTATCGTTTTCACCCAGAAATTAACAATAATTACTACATGCAGAATTACACACTTGATTTCACAAAAACACATAATTTTACCGTATTAGATGCACTAATAAAATTAAAAACACAAGATCCTACTTTAACTTTTCGTCGTTCTTGCAGAGAAGGAGTATGTGGTTCTGATGGCATGAACATAAACGGAATTAATAAACTAGCATGCACTACCTCTTTAATAAAACTATATAAAGAAAATTATCCAAAACCTATTATAATTCGACCATTAACCGGATTTCCAGTTATTCGAGATTTAGTAGTAGATATGCGCCAATTTTATGAACAATATGAAAAAGTACAACCATTCTTAATAAATTTCCACCATAACCAATCATCACATGAAAATTTACAATCTCCGGAAGAACGATCCAAACTAGATGGATCTTATGAATGTATATTATGTGCATGTTGCTCTAGCGCTTGTCCTTCTGTATGGTGGCATCCAAGCAAATTTATTGGGCCTGCTGGCTTATTAACTTTATACCGTTTTTTAATGGATAGTCGT
This sequence is a window from Candidatus Blochmannia ocreatus. Protein-coding genes within it:
- the sdhC gene encoding succinate dehydrogenase, cytochrome b556 subunit; this translates as MMNKDHNTSRPIHLNLNITQLPISAIASIFHRISGFLLFIAIGPILWLLQLSLSSQDNFYKIQKIFLENFFILRTFIYSVIITLIYHIFAGIRQILIDFGYLHQTLFTGIISAKIIFILTILISIIIGFLIWHP
- the sdhD gene encoding succinate dehydrogenase, hydrophobic membrane anchor protein; this translates as MASIKIFFKYHGVYEWLIVRFSAILTLGYILYLLFFIVFSNATPSYDDWYDFFNTNTNKIISIITLIAILTHAGIGVHHILEDYIKLSVLKLLGIWTINSILFIYLLYGIIIIWSI
- the sdhA gene encoding succinate dehydrogenase flavoprotein subunit, which gives rise to MHNLPIKEFFSIVIGAGGSGMQVALQISKMGFSCALISKVFPTRSHTVSAQGGITVALGNKHEDNWQWHMYDTVKGSDYIGDQNAIEYMCKNGPKAVIDLEHMGLPFSRCKDGRIYQRPFGGQTVYYGKSQAARTAAAADRTGHALLHTLYQQNLKNKTTIFSEWYALDLVKNQDGRILGCTAFSIETGELIYFKARATILATGGGGRIYKSTTNAHINTGDGIGMVIRAGIPVQDMEMWQFHPTGIAGVGILVSEGCRGEGGYLINSLGERFMERYAPNAKDLAGRDVVARAIMLEIQEGRGYSDAYGPHVKLKINHLGKKLLALRLPGILELVNTFAHINPIKELIPVFPTCHYMMGGIPATIHGEVLTINDKNEEKIVPGLFAVGETACISVHGANRLGGNSLLDLIVFGRAAGQHIQKYLSEEEYPRCNPTNSDIEIALTRYIRWNTIKLNEKENPVKIRQDLQKCMQKNFSVFREKNKMLNGLKELKDIRNRLDQASLADKSYAFNTQRVECLEIDNLLETAYATAMSAIFRTESRGAHSRYDFPMRDDKNWLCHTLYLPKDDIMIRRSVNMQPKFRASFPPKTRIY
- a CDS encoding succinate dehydrogenase iron-sulfur subunit; amino-acid sequence: MHIKLSVYRFHPEINNNYYMQNYTLDFTKTHNFTVLDALIKLKTQDPTLTFRRSCREGVCGSDGMNINGINKLACTTSLIKLYKENYPKPIIIRPLTGFPVIRDLVVDMRQFYEQYEKVQPFLINFHHNQSSHENLQSPEERSKLDGSYECILCACCSSACPSVWWHPSKFIGPAGLLTLYRFLMDSRDTNYQKRLESFNDSFSVFRCHNIMNCINVCPKKLNPAKAIGHIKRMIAKNAMRINNKKKSS